The Lysobacterales bacterium genome includes a window with the following:
- the lipB gene encoding lipoyl(octanoyl) transferase LipB, producing the protein MSGTGTDPAATPPRPLLVRDLGLADYLPVWRAMQAFTDQRHGGTDDELWLVEHPPVFTLGQAGRPEHVLAPGDIPVLPVDRGGQVTYHGPGQRVAYPLIDLRRAGLGVRELVCRIEQAVIDTLSEWGIAGLRREGAPGVYVDGAKVMALGLRVRRACSFHGLAFNVAMDLEPFRRINPCGFAGLEVTQVLDLGGPGSLADVDRALVPRLAAALGLRPLPASAPELR; encoded by the coding sequence GTGAGCGGCACGGGAACGGACCCCGCCGCGACGCCCCCGCGGCCCCTGCTGGTGCGCGACCTCGGGCTCGCCGACTACCTCCCCGTGTGGCGGGCCATGCAGGCGTTCACCGACCAGCGACATGGGGGAACCGACGACGAACTCTGGCTGGTGGAGCATCCGCCGGTGTTCACCCTGGGCCAGGCGGGCCGCCCGGAGCACGTGCTGGCGCCGGGCGACATCCCGGTGCTGCCGGTCGACCGAGGTGGCCAGGTCACCTACCACGGTCCCGGCCAGCGGGTCGCCTATCCGCTGATCGACCTGCGCCGCGCCGGCCTGGGCGTGCGCGAACTGGTCTGCCGGATCGAACAGGCGGTGATCGACACCCTGTCGGAATGGGGGATCGCCGGGCTTCGTCGCGAGGGCGCCCCGGGCGTCTATGTCGACGGCGCAAAGGTGATGGCGCTGGGGCTGCGGGTCCGCAGGGCCTGCAGTTTCCATGGCCTGGCCTTCAACGTCGCCATGGACCTGGAGCCGTTCCGGCGCATCAATCCCTGCGGGTTCGCGGGGCTGGAAGTGACCCAGGTGCTAGACTTGGGTGGTCCCGGCAGCCTCGCCGACGTCGATCGCGCGCTGGTCCCCAGGCTCGCCGCGGCACTCGGCCTGCGGCCGCTGCCTGCCTCCGCCCCGGAGTTGCGATGA
- a CDS encoding ABC transporter permease — protein MKYLHLVWSALLRRKTRTLFTLLSLTAAFLLLGLLQAMNSLVAGSADFLGADRLITQARISFTQPLPMRMLPQVESVPGVTRVAHSQFFGGVYQDQRQGFPQFVVGPQRLLDVYPEWILPEEQRLAFVSTADGAIVGARLAERFGWKLGDIVPLTSFIWTRADGSRNWEWRIVGIFEGRDAEWRDRAQLMYLNYAQFDEARSPGARGLAGIFIVQVADPGMAEEIAAAVDARFENSPDETKTQAEAEFQLGFLRQFGDIGFIMNAISGAVFFTILILTGFTMSQAVRERIPELAVLKCLGFTDRTVLWLVLAEALLLCALGALAGMLLASAVTGALPPDFPPLRTDLRVWAFAGISVLALATAVGLPPALRAMRLRIVDALAGR, from the coding sequence ATGAAGTACCTGCACCTGGTCTGGAGCGCCCTGTTGCGTCGCAAGACGCGCACCCTGTTCACCCTGCTGTCGCTGACCGCGGCGTTCCTGCTGCTCGGCCTGCTGCAGGCGATGAACTCGCTGGTCGCCGGCAGCGCGGATTTCCTGGGCGCCGACCGGCTGATCACCCAGGCGCGGATCAGTTTCACCCAGCCGCTGCCGATGCGCATGCTACCGCAGGTGGAATCGGTGCCGGGCGTGACCCGGGTCGCGCACTCGCAGTTCTTCGGGGGCGTCTACCAGGACCAGCGCCAGGGCTTTCCGCAGTTCGTGGTCGGGCCGCAGCGGCTGCTCGACGTCTACCCCGAATGGATTCTCCCGGAGGAACAGCGGCTGGCCTTCGTCTCGACCGCGGACGGCGCCATCGTCGGCGCCCGGCTGGCCGAGCGCTTCGGCTGGAAGCTCGGGGACATCGTGCCGCTGACAAGCTTCATCTGGACGCGGGCCGACGGCAGCCGCAACTGGGAGTGGCGGATCGTCGGCATCTTCGAGGGTCGCGATGCCGAATGGCGCGACCGCGCCCAGCTCATGTACCTCAACTACGCGCAGTTCGACGAGGCGCGCAGCCCGGGCGCCCGCGGCCTGGCCGGCATCTTCATCGTCCAGGTCGCCGACCCGGGGATGGCCGAAGAAATCGCCGCCGCCGTCGATGCGCGCTTCGAGAACAGCCCGGACGAGACCAAGACCCAGGCCGAGGCCGAGTTCCAGCTCGGTTTCCTGCGCCAGTTCGGCGACATCGGTTTCATCATGAACGCGATCTCCGGGGCGGTGTTCTTCACCATCCTGATCCTGACCGGCTTCACAATGAGCCAGGCGGTCCGCGAGCGCATCCCCGAACTGGCCGTGCTCAAGTGCCTGGGCTTCACCGACCGCACCGTGCTCTGGCTGGTGCTGGCCGAAGCCCTGCTGCTGTGCGCCCTGGGCGCCCTGGCCGGGATGCTGCTGGCCAGCGCAGTGACCGGCGCCCTGCCCCCGGACTTTCCGCCCTTGCGCACCGACCTGCGGGTCTGGGCGTTCGCCGGCATCAGTGTGCTGGCCCTGGCAACCGCGGTCGGCCTGCCGCCGGCACTGCGCGCGATGCGCCTGCGCATCGTCGACGCCCTGGCCGGGAGATGA
- a CDS encoding D-alanyl-D-alanine carboxypeptidase, with the protein MLALVLAGLATVAAAQEPQPVPAPAPAPAPAPAAPAVPATPPQVPGRAWVLLDHASGQVLAGHNEHAPADPASITKVMTSYLVAEALAAGRINRDDEVFISERAWREGGAGTDGSFSALAVNSRVRLEDVVQGMVIQSGNDASIALAEHIAGSEEAFADLMNATARRLGMRNSNFVNSHGLTAPGHQMSPYDIAVLASALIRDFPDHYALYSVREYTYGGIRQYNRNGLLFRDPTVDGIKTGHTSAAGYCLAASALRGDQRLISVVMGIEGSRSEGFRQREDANQSLLNWGFRAFETHRLYAAGEVVASPDIWRAPADQARLGVARDLHVTIPRGRYEELQAEMLLPETLIAPQARGAAVGSVKVTLAGQPVAEAPLVSLDEHEEAGFFRRTWHAFLLLFE; encoded by the coding sequence ATGCTCGCACTCGTCCTGGCCGGCCTGGCCACTGTCGCCGCCGCCCAGGAACCGCAGCCGGTTCCGGCACCGGCCCCCGCGCCAGCCCCCGCACCCGCTGCGCCAGCGGTTCCCGCGACCCCGCCGCAGGTGCCCGGCCGCGCCTGGGTGCTGCTCGACCACGCCAGTGGCCAGGTCCTGGCCGGACATAACGAGCATGCCCCGGCCGACCCGGCCAGCATCACCAAGGTGATGACCTCCTACCTGGTCGCCGAGGCGCTGGCCGCCGGACGCATCAACCGGGACGACGAGGTGTTCATCTCCGAGCGCGCCTGGCGCGAGGGCGGCGCCGGCACCGACGGCTCGTTCAGCGCGCTCGCTGTTAACTCCAGGGTCCGGCTCGAGGATGTGGTGCAGGGCATGGTCATCCAGTCGGGCAACGACGCCTCGATCGCCCTGGCCGAGCACATCGCCGGCAGCGAGGAGGCCTTTGCCGACCTGATGAACGCGACGGCGCGACGGCTCGGCATGCGCAACTCCAATTTCGTGAACTCGCACGGCCTGACGGCGCCGGGTCACCAGATGAGCCCCTACGACATCGCCGTGCTGGCCAGCGCGCTGATCAGGGACTTCCCGGACCACTACGCCCTGTACTCCGTCCGCGAGTACACCTACGGCGGCATCCGCCAGTACAACCGCAACGGATTGCTGTTCCGCGACCCCACCGTCGACGGCATCAAGACCGGCCACACCTCGGCCGCCGGCTATTGCCTGGCCGCATCCGCCCTGCGCGGCGACCAGCGGCTGATCTCGGTGGTGATGGGCATCGAAGGCAGCCGGAGCGAGGGCTTCCGGCAGCGCGAGGATGCCAACCAGTCCCTGCTCAACTGGGGCTTCCGGGCGTTCGAGACACATCGCCTCTATGCGGCCGGCGAGGTGGTCGCGAGCCCGGACATCTGGCGCGCACCCGCCGACCAGGCCCGCCTGGGCGTGGCCCGCGACCTCCATGTCACCATTCCGCGTGGCCGCTACGAGGAATTGCAGGCCGAGATGCTGCTGCCCGAAACCCTGATCGCACCGCAGGCGCGGGGCGCGGCCGTGGGCAGCGTCAAGGTCACCCTGGCCGGCCAGCCGGTGGCCGAGGCGCCGCTGGTCAGCCTGGACGAGCACGAGGAGGCCGGATTCTTCCGGCGAACCTGGCATGCCTTCCTGCTGCTGTTCGAGTGA
- a CDS encoding efflux RND transporter periplasmic adaptor subunit: MEGSEEVLRQLRIERRQRPQARRRRWPWLLALAALALLLAWLLLGNRPVPVETVAARPAQAGGGSVLDASGYVTARRLATVSAKITGKVEEVLIEEGMRVEADQVLARLEAVDALAQQALAEAQLDAARTQLGEVRANLRLAQQNLERQRSLLDRRLVAQAQLDQAQAEFDTTQARQASLARQVEVARSQVELARIGVDNTIVRAPFAGVVVAKAAQPGEIVSPISAGGGFTRTGIGTIVDMDSLEVEVDVNEAYIGRVLSDQPVEAVLNAYPEWRIPGSVIAIIPTADRAKATVRVRIALDVEDPRIVPDMGVRVSFLEQARADAPPPRGVWVPARAIVERDGTSVAFVVSVDRVRQVPVEAGERRDADRQVLSGLADGDAVVVGPLETLADGDRVQVGRGR, encoded by the coding sequence ATGGAGGGTTCCGAGGAGGTCCTGCGTCAGCTGCGCATCGAGCGCCGGCAGCGGCCGCAGGCGCGGCGTCGTCGCTGGCCCTGGCTGCTGGCCCTCGCGGCGCTGGCGCTGCTGCTGGCCTGGTTGCTGCTGGGCAACCGGCCGGTGCCGGTGGAGACCGTCGCGGCGAGGCCGGCCCAGGCGGGCGGCGGATCGGTGCTGGACGCGAGTGGCTATGTCACCGCGCGACGGCTGGCGACGGTGTCCGCGAAGATCACGGGCAAGGTCGAGGAGGTGCTGATCGAGGAGGGCATGCGGGTCGAGGCCGACCAGGTGCTGGCCCGGCTGGAGGCGGTCGACGCGCTCGCCCAGCAGGCGCTGGCGGAGGCCCAGCTCGACGCCGCACGGACCCAGCTGGGCGAGGTCCGCGCCAACCTGCGCCTGGCGCAGCAGAATCTGGAGCGGCAGCGCAGCCTGCTCGATCGCCGCCTGGTCGCCCAGGCGCAGCTCGACCAGGCACAGGCCGAGTTCGACACCACCCAGGCGCGCCAGGCCAGCCTGGCCCGCCAGGTCGAGGTGGCGCGCAGCCAGGTGGAACTGGCGCGGATCGGCGTCGACAACACCATCGTGCGCGCACCGTTCGCGGGCGTGGTGGTGGCCAAGGCCGCACAACCTGGCGAGATCGTCTCGCCGATCTCGGCCGGCGGCGGTTTCACCCGCACCGGCATCGGCACCATCGTCGACATGGATTCCCTGGAGGTGGAGGTCGACGTCAACGAGGCCTACATCGGGCGGGTGCTGTCCGACCAGCCGGTGGAGGCCGTGCTCAACGCCTATCCGGAGTGGCGCATCCCCGGCTCGGTGATCGCCATCATCCCGACCGCCGACCGCGCCAAGGCGACGGTACGCGTGCGCATCGCCCTCGATGTCGAGGATCCGCGCATCGTCCCCGACATGGGCGTGCGGGTCAGCTTCCTGGAGCAGGCCCGCGCCGATGCGCCGCCGCCCAGGGGCGTGTGGGTGCCTGCGCGCGCCATCGTCGAGCGCGACGGCACCAGCGTGGCGTTCGTGGTCAGCGTGGACCGGGTCCGCCAGGTGCCGGTCGAGGCCGGCGAGCGCCGCGACGCCGACCGCCAGGTGCTGTCCGGGCTGGCCGACGGCGACGCCGTCGTGGTCGGGCCGCTGGAGACGTTGGCCGACGGCGACCGGGTCCAGGTCGGCCGTGGCCGTTGA
- a CDS encoding carboxy terminal-processing peptidase — protein sequence MRRTLPALLFALLVAVGAAAARQAAPPSASALAPLPEQGKTAVFAMYTLSRVHYRALPLDDELSSTIFDSYLKSLDSDRLFLVQADIDEFERHRYLLDDAIRNQALEAPFAMFNRYVERVAERTAHARALLREGFDFEVDEQYDYDRRDVPWAASTAELDELWRKRVKNDWLRLRLAGKRAADIVDTLDKRYQRFADRIAEIDSQDVFQTFINAYAGAIEPHTSYFSPRSADAFEIQMSLSLEGIGAVLQRDDEYTLIRSVVPGGPADRAGLKPGDRIMAVGQDGEGPMVDVIGWRLDDTVALIRGPKDSTVRLDVVPVQASADARPTRMAIVRQRVKLEEQAAKKRVIEVDDGGIARRIGVIELATFYQDFEARRRGEPDYRSATRDVAKLLAELRDEGVDGVVLDLRNNGGGSLDEATELTGLFIDQGPVVQVRNAQGRVDVNRDRRPGRAWDGPLAVLVNRVSASASEIFAAAIQDYGRGLVIGEPTYGKGTVQNLISLDQLSGREGARHGQLKFTTAQFFRINGGSTQVKGVTPDIQFPVSLDAEDYGEGTYDNALPWMQIDAAKYQPVADLSPLLAPLQARHLARIAADDEFRFWQEDIAEYRRQREERSVSLVERERRAERDRQEARRRQREARRAELGVADADGGRGDDGLQADERGLAESLAAEERARLNNRPDALVVEASRILADAIALGNEDLRLAGLVPPRAEGAQVE from the coding sequence ATCCGTCGCACCCTTCCGGCCCTCCTGTTCGCGCTGCTCGTGGCCGTCGGCGCCGCGGCGGCGCGCCAGGCGGCTCCGCCGTCCGCCAGCGCGCTGGCGCCCCTGCCCGAACAGGGCAAGACCGCGGTGTTCGCGATGTACACGCTCAGCCGCGTGCACTACCGCGCGCTGCCGCTGGACGACGAGCTGTCCTCGACGATCTTCGACAGTTATCTCAAGTCGCTGGATTCCGACCGCCTGTTCCTGGTGCAGGCCGACATCGACGAATTCGAGCGGCACCGTTACCTGCTGGACGATGCGATCCGCAACCAGGCGCTGGAGGCGCCGTTCGCCATGTTCAACCGCTACGTCGAGCGGGTCGCCGAGCGTACCGCCCATGCCCGCGCCCTGCTGCGCGAGGGTTTCGACTTCGAGGTCGACGAGCAGTACGACTACGACCGCCGCGACGTGCCCTGGGCGGCCTCGACGGCGGAGCTGGACGAGCTTTGGCGCAAGCGGGTCAAGAACGACTGGCTGCGGCTGCGCCTGGCCGGAAAGCGCGCTGCCGACATCGTCGACACCCTCGACAAGCGCTACCAGAGATTCGCCGACCGCATCGCCGAGATCGACAGCCAGGACGTGTTCCAGACCTTCATCAACGCCTACGCCGGCGCCATCGAGCCGCACACCAGCTACTTCTCGCCGCGCAGCGCCGACGCCTTCGAGATCCAGATGAGCCTCTCCCTGGAGGGCATCGGCGCGGTCCTGCAGCGCGACGACGAGTACACCCTGATCCGTTCGGTGGTGCCCGGCGGCCCGGCCGACCGTGCCGGGCTGAAGCCGGGCGACCGCATCATGGCGGTCGGCCAGGACGGCGAAGGCCCGATGGTCGATGTGATCGGCTGGCGCCTGGACGACACCGTGGCGCTGATCCGCGGCCCGAAGGACTCCACCGTGCGACTGGACGTCGTGCCCGTGCAGGCCAGCGCCGACGCCCGGCCGACCCGCATGGCGATCGTCAGGCAGCGGGTCAAGCTGGAGGAGCAGGCCGCCAAGAAGCGGGTCATCGAAGTCGACGATGGCGGCATCGCCCGCCGCATCGGCGTGATCGAACTGGCCACCTTCTACCAGGACTTCGAGGCGCGCCGCCGCGGCGAGCCGGATTACCGCAGCGCCACCCGCGACGTCGCCAAGCTGCTGGCCGAGCTGCGCGACGAGGGTGTCGACGGCGTCGTGCTGGACCTGCGCAACAACGGCGGCGGCTCGCTGGACGAGGCCACCGAACTGACCGGCCTGTTCATCGACCAGGGGCCGGTGGTCCAGGTCCGCAATGCCCAGGGTCGGGTCGACGTCAATCGCGACCGCCGGCCGGGCCGGGCCTGGGACGGACCGCTGGCGGTGCTGGTCAACCGGGTTTCGGCTTCGGCCTCGGAGATCTTCGCGGCAGCCATCCAGGACTACGGCCGTGGCCTGGTGATCGGCGAGCCGACCTACGGCAAGGGCACGGTGCAGAACCTGATCAGCCTGGACCAGCTGAGCGGCCGCGAGGGCGCCCGCCACGGCCAGCTCAAGTTCACCACCGCGCAGTTCTTCCGGATCAATGGCGGCAGCACCCAGGTCAAGGGCGTCACCCCCGACATCCAGTTCCCGGTCAGCCTGGACGCCGAGGACTACGGCGAGGGCACCTACGACAACGCGCTGCCCTGGATGCAGATCGACGCCGCCAAGTACCAGCCTGTCGCCGACCTGTCGCCGCTGCTGGCGCCCCTGCAGGCCCGCCATCTCGCCCGCATCGCCGCAGACGACGAGTTCCGATTCTGGCAGGAGGACATCGCCGAGTACCGGCGCCAGCGCGAGGAGCGCAGCGTGTCGCTGGTCGAGCGCGAGCGGCGGGCCGAGCGCGACCGCCAGGAAGCGCGCCGGCGTCAGCGCGAGGCGCGCCGTGCCGAACTCGGCGTGGCCGATGCCGATGGCGGGCGCGGCGACGATGGCCTGCAGGCCGACGAGCGCGGCCTGGCGGAATCGCTCGCTGCCGAGGAGCGGGCCCGGCTCAACAACCGGCCGGACGCCCTGGTCGTGGAGGCATCCCGGATCCTGGCCGACGCCATCGCCCTGGGCAACGAGGATCTGCGCCTGGCCGGGCTGGTGCCCCCAAGGGCCGAGGGCGCCCAGGTCGAGTAG
- the lipA gene encoding lipoyl synthase yields MNPAAKQIPVLVEGEKQKADAKIARNTAGFDADGPLLRKPAWIRVRLPANSAVAELKGKLRANRLVTVCEEASCPNIHECFGKGTATFMVLGEVCTRRCSFCDVAHGRPLPPDPAEPANLARTIADMALRYVVITSVDRDDLRDGGAGHFAACIAEVRARVPGIQIEILVPDFRGRGRVERALEAFAGQPPDVFNHNVETVPELYRQVRPGADYAWSLDLLRRFKAQHPQVPTKSGIMLGLGETMAQVEAVLHDLRRHDVDMLTVGQYLQPSRAHHPVVRYWTPDEFAQIARLGEALGFRHVASGPLVRSSYHADQMAHAAGVAEVA; encoded by the coding sequence ATGAACCCCGCCGCCAAGCAGATCCCGGTCCTGGTCGAAGGCGAAAAGCAGAAGGCCGACGCCAAGATCGCCCGCAACACCGCCGGCTTCGATGCCGATGGCCCGTTGCTGCGCAAGCCCGCCTGGATCCGGGTCCGGCTGCCTGCCAACAGTGCGGTCGCCGAGCTCAAGGGCAAGCTGCGCGCCAACCGGCTGGTGACCGTCTGCGAGGAGGCGTCCTGCCCCAACATCCACGAGTGCTTCGGCAAGGGCACGGCGACCTTCATGGTGCTGGGCGAGGTCTGCACGCGGCGCTGTTCGTTCTGCGACGTCGCCCATGGCCGGCCGCTGCCCCCTGACCCGGCCGAGCCGGCCAACCTCGCGCGCACCATCGCCGACATGGCCTTGCGCTACGTGGTGATCACCTCGGTGGACCGCGACGACCTGCGCGACGGCGGTGCCGGCCACTTCGCGGCCTGCATCGCCGAAGTCCGTGCCCGGGTGCCGGGCATCCAGATCGAGATCCTGGTGCCCGACTTCCGGGGCCGGGGCCGGGTCGAGCGCGCCCTGGAGGCGTTCGCCGGCCAGCCGCCGGACGTCTTCAACCACAACGTCGAGACCGTTCCCGAGCTGTACCGCCAGGTCCGGCCGGGCGCCGACTATGCCTGGTCGCTGGATCTGCTGCGCCGCTTCAAGGCCCAGCACCCCCAGGTGCCCACCAAGAGCGGCATCATGCTGGGACTGGGCGAGACCATGGCCCAGGTCGAGGCGGTTCTGCACGACCTGCGGCGCCACGATGTGGACATGCTGACGGTCGGCCAATACCTGCAGCCGTCCCGCGCCCACCACCCCGTGGTCCGCTACTGGACCCCGGACGAGTTCGCGCAGATCGCCCGGCTGGGCGAGGCCCTGGGCTTCCGCCACGTCGCGAGCGGGCCCCTGGTGCGCTCGTCCTACCATGCCGACCAGATGGCCCATGCCGCCGGGGTCGCCGAGGTTGCCTGA
- a CDS encoding ABC transporter ATP-binding protein: MPAPLVRVRGVTKAYVRGKQRIEVLHGIDLDIPEGDFVALMGPSGSGKTTLLNLIGGLDSPSAGELTVAGERIDALSGEALAHWRAETVGFIFQSYNLMPVLSAQRNVELPLLLTSLGAADRRRRARLALSLVGLDDRAGHKPSELSGGQQQRVAIARALVSDPRILICDEPTGDLDRKTADEVLTLLQLLNRRFGKTIVMVTHDPKAADYAARTVHLDKGSLVDAPAAGH, translated from the coding sequence GTGCCGGCGCCGCTGGTCCGCGTCCGCGGCGTGACCAAGGCCTACGTGCGCGGCAAGCAGCGCATCGAGGTCCTGCACGGCATCGACCTGGACATCCCGGAAGGGGATTTCGTCGCCCTGATGGGTCCCTCGGGTTCCGGCAAGACCACCTTGCTGAACCTGATCGGCGGGCTGGACTCGCCCAGCGCCGGCGAACTGACCGTGGCCGGCGAGCGCATCGACGCGCTGTCCGGCGAGGCGCTGGCGCACTGGCGCGCCGAGACGGTGGGCTTCATCTTCCAGAGCTACAACCTGATGCCGGTGCTGAGCGCACAGCGCAACGTCGAGCTGCCACTGCTGCTCACCTCGCTGGGCGCCGCCGACCGCCGCCGCCGCGCGCGCCTGGCGCTGTCCCTGGTCGGCCTGGACGACCGCGCCGGCCACAAGCCCAGCGAGTTGTCCGGCGGCCAGCAGCAACGGGTGGCGATCGCCCGGGCGCTGGTCTCCGACCCGCGCATCCTGATCTGCGACGAGCCCACCGGCGACCTCGACCGGAAGACCGCCGACGAAGTGCTGACCCTGCTGCAGCTCCTCAACCGGCGGTTCGGCAAGACCATCGTCATGGTCACCCACGACCCCAAGGCCGCCGACTACGCCGCCCGCACCGTGCACCTGGACAAGGGCAGCCTGGTCGACGCGCCGGCCGCGGGCCACTGA
- a CDS encoding DUF493 family protein — MGAAGAGIDKALPDLVAAAGGQVLAGTLRVRESSAGNYVAVHINFLAADRDQLNAVIEAVRGHPGVKWLL, encoded by the coding sequence ATGGGCGCCGCGGGTGCGGGCATCGACAAGGCGTTGCCCGATCTGGTCGCTGCTGCCGGCGGCCAGGTCCTGGCCGGCACCCTGCGGGTCCGCGAGAGCAGCGCCGGCAACTACGTCGCCGTGCACATCAATTTCCTCGCCGCCGACCGCGACCAGCTCAACGCCGTGATCGAGGCGGTGCGCGGTCACCCGGGCGTGAAGTGGCTGCTGTGA
- the yedA gene encoding drug/metabolite exporter YedA, whose translation MTAAEPDGAPATRVQVGLGLLAVYLIWGSTYLGIRFGLQGFPPFLMAGLRFVCAGSAVYLWLRLRGQPAPTARQWRNAALMGVLLLGMGNGLVSVAQQWVASGLAAIAVASMPLWAALFGLAFGRRYRGMEWLGLLVGFAGVLLLNAGEALQARPLAALALVVAAASWAFGSVWSRGRDLPPPFMSTAAQMLTGGIAMLAFGLATGERIEGTPPATAIAALAYLAVFGSIIGFGAYIWLLNNVRPALATSYAYVNPPIAVLLGALLAGEQVGWQTVLAMAVILSGVVLISRGAAPPPGTVRPVTRTPA comes from the coding sequence ATGACGGCAGCGGAGCCCGACGGTGCCCCAGCCACGCGCGTGCAGGTCGGCCTCGGCCTGCTCGCCGTCTACCTCATCTGGGGTTCGACCTACCTGGGCATCCGCTTCGGCCTGCAGGGTTTTCCGCCCTTCCTGATGGCCGGCCTGCGCTTCGTGTGCGCCGGGTCGGCCGTCTACCTGTGGCTGCGGTTGCGCGGCCAGCCGGCGCCGACGGCGCGCCAGTGGCGCAATGCCGCGCTGATGGGCGTGCTGCTGCTCGGCATGGGCAACGGCCTGGTATCGGTGGCCCAGCAATGGGTGGCGTCCGGCCTGGCGGCGATCGCGGTCGCCTCGATGCCGCTGTGGGCGGCGCTGTTCGGCCTGGCGTTCGGCCGTCGTTACCGGGGCATGGAGTGGCTGGGCTTGCTGGTCGGCTTCGCCGGCGTGCTGCTGCTGAATGCCGGCGAGGCGCTGCAGGCCAGGCCGCTTGCGGCCCTGGCGCTGGTCGTCGCGGCCGCCTCGTGGGCGTTCGGTTCGGTCTGGAGCCGGGGCCGCGACCTGCCGCCGCCGTTCATGAGCACGGCGGCGCAGATGCTGACCGGCGGCATCGCGATGCTGGCCTTCGGCCTGGCCACCGGCGAGCGCATCGAGGGCACGCCGCCGGCTACCGCGATCGCCGCGCTGGCCTACCTGGCGGTGTTCGGCTCGATCATCGGCTTCGGCGCCTACATCTGGCTGCTCAACAACGTGCGGCCGGCGCTGGCGACCAGCTATGCCTACGTCAATCCGCCGATCGCGGTCCTGCTCGGCGCCCTGCTGGCCGGCGAACAGGTCGGCTGGCAGACCGTGCTGGCGATGGCGGTGATCCTGTCGGGCGTCGTGCTCATCAGCCGCGGCGCGGCGCCGCCACCGGGCACGGTGCGGCCGGTGACCAGGACCCCTGCCTGA
- a CDS encoding ABC transporter permease: MRTWRQVAAIVAMNLRSIPQRWGASLVIIVGIAGVVAVLVAMLSMSTGLRRTLSATGELDRSLVLRAGANAELSSFLDRAAATRIKNDPSVRRDADGLPIASAELIVIAEVPRRGQRTGANVSLRGVEPAGVAMRPEWRLVQGRMFRPGLRELVVGQGAAGQFAGLAIGDTLRLRGSTWTITGVFDSGGDGHATELWGDAEAVQSAFGRTGFSSVLAQLTHGDAFDAMKARLTVDPTLTVDVFREQEFFSAQSQTLTFLIGLLTNIIAAIMAFGALFGALNTMYSAVSARTAEIGTLRALGFGRLPVVASVMAESMLLSALGGALGAALAWLLFNDYSVSTLGQGFTQVAFNFAVTPALVLQGLVWALAIGFLGGLMPALRAARLPVTAALRAI, translated from the coding sequence ATGAGGACCTGGCGCCAGGTGGCGGCCATCGTCGCGATGAACCTGCGCAGCATTCCGCAGCGTTGGGGCGCATCCCTGGTCATCATCGTCGGCATCGCCGGCGTGGTCGCCGTGCTGGTCGCCATGCTTTCGATGTCGACGGGTCTGCGCCGGACCCTGTCGGCGACCGGCGAGCTCGACCGGTCCCTGGTCCTGCGCGCCGGCGCCAACGCCGAACTGTCCAGTTTCCTGGACCGTGCCGCGGCGACCCGCATCAAGAACGATCCCTCGGTGCGGCGCGATGCCGATGGCCTGCCGATCGCCTCGGCCGAACTGATCGTGATCGCCGAGGTGCCGCGGCGCGGCCAGCGCACCGGCGCCAACGTCTCCCTGCGCGGCGTCGAGCCGGCCGGCGTCGCCATGCGCCCGGAATGGCGGCTGGTACAGGGACGGATGTTCCGGCCCGGCCTGCGCGAGCTGGTGGTCGGCCAGGGCGCCGCCGGCCAGTTCGCCGGCCTGGCGATCGGCGACACCCTGCGCCTGCGCGGCTCGACCTGGACCATCACCGGCGTATTCGACTCCGGCGGCGATGGCCATGCCACCGAGTTGTGGGGCGATGCCGAGGCGGTACAGAGCGCCTTCGGCCGGACCGGCTTCTCCTCGGTGCTGGCCCAGCTCACCCACGGCGATGCCTTCGACGCCATGAAGGCCCGCCTGACCGTCGATCCGACCCTGACCGTGGATGTCTTCCGGGAACAGGAGTTCTTCAGCGCCCAGTCGCAGACGCTGACCTTCCTGATCGGCCTGCTGACCAACATCATCGCCGCGATCATGGCCTTCGGCGCGCTGTTCGGCGCGCTCAACACCATGTACTCCGCGGTCTCGGCGCGTACCGCGGAGATCGGCACGCTGCGCGCGCTGGGATTCGGACGGCTGCCGGTGGTCGCCTCGGTGATGGCCGAATCGATGCTGCTGTCGGCGCTGGGCGGCGCGCTGGGCGCGGCGCTGGCCTGGCTGCTGTTCAACGACTACAGCGTCAGCACCCTGGGCCAGGGCTTCACCCAGGTCGCCTTCAACTTCGCGGTCACTCCGGCCCTTGTGCTGCAGGGCCTGGTCTGGGCGCTGGCGATCGGCTTCCTGGGCGGCCTGATGCCGGCCCTGCGCGCGGCGCGCCTGCCGGTCACCGCGGCCTTGCGGGCGATCTGA